In Mycoplasmopsis synoviae ATCC 25204, the sequence TTTTCCAAGTTCTGGTGAGTTTTTACTTTCAGCTTTATCGTTTAAATCTTCATAACGAGTGTTTTGCATAAGTAGCACTTCACCGTGTGGAAGTTTTGCGATTGCATCTTCTAATTCTTTACCTCTTGTAGCGTTAACAAAAGTTACTTCTTTACCAAGTAATTTTGATAATTCTTTAGCTACAAGTTCTAGATTGTATTTTGCTTTATCTTCTTCTGATTTAACTCTACCAAGGTGAGACATTAAAACTACTTTAGCGTTTTCTGAAAGAACTTTTTTAATTGTAGGAAGCGCAGCTACTATTCTTTTATTTGAAGTAACTACTCCATTTTTCATTGGAACGTTAAAGTCGACTCTAACTAAAACAGTTTTGTTTTTTAAATTTAAATCATTTAATGTTTTTTTCATTATTCCTCTTGAATATTACAAGTTTATCGATTACATATTTATATACATAAATAATACTATTTACTTAATATTTTTATCACATTTTTCAAAATAATTCTCGTTATATGAGCAAATTGAAAAATGTTATAATAGAAATCAAATAACACTACTTATAAATGAGGTATAAAAAATGTCAAATTTATTTGATCCAAGAGCGGCACAAAGCTCAGAGGGATTTTCACCAAATGTTGATAATTCTGTAAAGCCAGCCCACGTTACCAAGCCACAAAATGTATTGTGATTTGCATTATATATTTTCATTGCTCCTGCTATTTTTGACATGGTTTTTAGAAACCAATTCAATAGAATGCAAAATGAAATTAATGAAAATGCATCACTTATTCAAATTCAACTTGCAAAAAGAGCTGACACTTTAACAAAACTTGTAGAACAAGTTAGAAGCTATAAAGACTTTGAAAAAGAAACATACGCAGAAGTTGCTAAATTAAGAAACCTAACAAGTCAACCTAGCGCTGTTGAAAACGGAGCTGAAATTGAAAGATTAAACAATTCAGTTTTTGGAAGACTTATGGCTGTTGCTGAAAATTATCCAGAACTTAAAGCAAGTTCTTTATACAAAGACTTAATGGAAAATACTGCTTATCTTGAAAGAGAAATTGCAGCATCAAGAAGACTATACAACTCAAAAGTAACTGAATTTAACAAATTACTTTTCACCTTCCCTAGAAACTCAGTAGCTTCTAGAATGAAGCTAACTACCTTCCCATTATTTGCAGCTAGCGAAAAACAATTAGCTGACGTTTCAATGGATAGACTTAACTAATTAAATGTTAGTTCAACAATATAAATCCTTAATTGCAGATGAAGTTAAAATTTATTCTATTTTAGCTAACACATCTGCTTTTATTTATCAAAATTTTAAAAATTTAAACTGAGCTGGTTTTTATTTAGCTGAAGGTGAAGTTTTATATTTATCATCATTTCAAGGAAAAATCGCCTGCACACAAATTCCATTTTCTAGAGGAGTTTGTGGTAAAGCAGCGCGCGAACAAAAAACTATAGTAGTCGATGACGTTCATGAATTTAAAGATCACATTGCCTGCGATAGCGCTTCTAATTCTGAAGTTGTAATTCCTATAATTGTTAATTCAAAATTATATGGAGTTTTAGATTTAGACTCTCCTTTAAAATCTAATTTTAAAGATAAAGAGATTGTTTTAACTCTTGAAAAAATAGCAACCGAGCTAGCAAACAAAATAAAGGAACTTTTATAATGAAAAACGTTTCAGAATTTACAAATTTTAAAAATTTTTATGAAAAACTTCACTCAAATATAAAAGCGCATTACAATAAAGAAATTAACGATCTTTACAAAAGACTAAATCTAAAAAAGAAATTAAAAGTTTTCTATTCTTTAATGGGTGTTTTTATTGCAATAGCTGTAGCATTACTAATTACAGTTATAGTTTTATATAAAAAAGAAGGATTTTCATTTGTAATTGTATTTTTAGCATTGGCTATGTTTGCCTTTGGTGGACTTGCTTATTTAATGTTTTTCTTTGCAGACAAATACAAAGAAAGATTTAATATTACTGTTGCAAAAATGCTAAATAAACGAGTAATTTATAAAGAAGCATTTGCTCTTCTTGATGAACAATTTAGCTATGACGAAGAATATCCAAAACAATATAGAGATACATTAAATGAAGTTACAGTTGTAGAACTTAAAAAACTAATTAGACCAATTTTATTTAAACTTAAAGCTGATTTAGAAACAATCGGTGATGAGGAAAAAATTACTCTTTCTCCAAGCCATGATGCATATTTTGTAAACATGGACATTAAAGTGGAAGTTCAAAAAAATAGAAATAATAGCCCTGTGTATAAATTTTTAAAAACAACTCTTTTAAAAATTGATACTAAAAATTTAGGTGATAAAGGTTTTGCATTTGCCGCTGCTTTTGAAAATTCAAAATTAATCAAAGAATATAACGACTTATTTAAAAGCTTTAGATTGCAAAAAGTAAAACTAGAATCAGATGCTTTCAATAAAACCTTTAATGCATATACAAACGATGAAGTAAAACTAAGAATTATGTATACACCGCTTGCTATGGAAAACATGGTCAAGCTTCATCAAAATTCTAAAAGCGTTCAAAAGATTTCAAATCTAGTGATGATATCAGATGGAAGCGCAATTTATTTCGTCTTTACAGCTGACATGGGATTTATGGAAATTAACTGAGAAAAAGATTATTCAAATCCTGATCAACTTTTAAGAGCAATTATAAATGACGTAGCTTTAGATATTTACAATCTTTACATTCTAATATCTTACGCATACATTCCTTACTATCTTAAGTAACAAAGGTAACAAAAAAATATCGATTAATTTCGATATTTTTTTGTTAAATTGATTCGCATTACTTTTTAAATTTCATCATAATTCTAATTAGGAATCATAAGATATTTGCATAGCTAATAAATAATTCAATTCCATATCCAGCAGCTCTTGCGATAAATTCATGTTTTGAAAAGAATGCAAGGTTTTTTGAATCGGTTAGTATTCTATTAAAAGTGTAAATAGTGCTAATTGAAATTATTGCAATTCCTATTATTGAAATAGCAACGTTTATAGTTCCATATACAGGGCCTACTGCAAATATTCCAATTACTGTAAGAATTAAAAATACTGCAAGTAAAAATCCTGAAACTCTCATAAGTTTGGTTAAATCAAATAAACCATAATATGAAAATACTCCAAGGAAAAATAACACAAGCATTGGCGCAAACATTAATACCAATGGCACTGTGATAGGAGGATTTTTATAGCTAGTAGTTGCTCTATTTCAATCTGGATTAATTGAATATACAACCAGTGCCATAGAAATCATTACAGAGAAAAATAAAACTACAACCGGATAACTAAATATCAGCGATTTTCAGCTAAATTTTCTTAAGAATCAAATAACTATAAAATAGGCAACAAATAATCCAAGAACTAGTCCATATACTACAAATGGTTTTTCTTTCATAAAGCGAGTAAAGGCGTTATCTACACCATTAACTATCGCATTAAAAACACTATGATAAATAGAAATAGTTAGTGCAACAAACACGCTAAATGCTAATGCAAAAAACATAAACACAAGCCCATAAAATTGCCCTTGTGTTTTCTTAGAAGAAATTAAAAATTTATAGTCTTTATCAACATCTACGTGTAAAGAATTTAAATTATTTTTTTGTTCAAAATTCATTACTAAATTTTACCACATTATTTAAATATAGAATTGATAGTCTCTTTAGTTGGACTTTTAACTAAAAAGGTTCCAACCACACATAAATTAGCACCTTTTTTAAAGCATTTAGGACCTGTTAAATTATTAATTCCACCATCTACTTGAATCAAGTATTCATAATTTTTTCTTAAATTAAGTCTTTCAAATTTAAGTTTTTTAATTTTATCTAAAGCAGATTCTATAAAGGCTTGCCCGCCTTTACCAGGATTAACCGACATTACTAAAACTAAAGTTAATTTTTCTAAAAATGGAAATACTCTTTCAACATCAGTTTCAGGATTAATGGCTAGCCCTATTCTTAAATTATGTTTGTTTAAATCTAAAAATTCTTCAAATTTATCTAAATCATTTTCAATGGATTCATAGTGAAATGTAAATATATCGACATAGTCTTTTAATTTATCGACATATTCATAAGGATTTTCAACCATTAAATGAACATCTTTAATATGGCTTTTAGTTTTTTTAGAAATTTTAATTATTTCATCAACTTCGATTGCTGTATTTTCTACAAATTTAGCATCCATTACATCATAGTGAAATCATGAAATTCCTAAATCAATTAAAGAATTAACGTAATCAATTCTTTTTTCTTTTTCGACATTTAAAATGCTAGGAGTTACTAGTTTATTTCTATTTTCTTTCATTTTGTTCCTTTAACAGCTTTAAATAATTTTTATATCTAAATTCAGGCACTAAATTTGAATTTAAATTTAATTTAACGTTGCAATTTTTTTCAAAGTTATGCATACAATCTTTAAATTCGCATAATTTAGCAAGCTCTTTAAAATTTAAATAACTTTTATTTAAGTTTATTTCTTTTTCAACATCAAGCGATGAAAATCCTGGTGAGTCTATTAAAAATCCATTTAAAAATGAAATTATTTTAGCTGAAGTAGTGGTATGTTTTCCTCTTGAAAGGCTTTTTGAAATTTGCTGAGTTTTGTAATTATTATTTGAAATATTGTTAATAAAAGTAGTTTTACCAACTCCGCTTTGGCCCATCACTATTGAAAACTTTTTATCAAATAACTTTTTAATTTCATCGTAATTATTATCGTTACTTGAAAGCAAAAAAACTTTGTAATTTTGCATCTCGTATTTTTGTTTTCAATGATTTGCTAGCTCTAAATCTAAATCTGATTTAGTTAGAAAAATTATTAAATCAATATTTTTGCTTTCTACAATTGCTAAATATTTATCAAGTAAAAACGATGAAAAGTCAGGTTCTTTAACTGATAAAAAAACAAGCACTTGATCAATATTAGCTACCTTTGGTCTAATTAATTCATTTTTTCTTGGTTTTATATCGGTAATTAAATCATTTTCAACTTCTACGATATCGCCAACTTTAGGAGTTATTTTTAACTTTTTTAATCTTCCTGCAAATGGAAGTAGTTTGCAGTTATTTTCAAGATCACAAACATTAGCAGTTTGACCAAATAATTCAAAAACTCTATTCACTAATAAACTCCAAAAAAATGCAGTAGCACAAAAATTCCAATAAAACAAAGCGCGATAAAACTAAAAATAGATACTAGAAAAAATTTACTTTGAATAAATCAAGAAAAATTTTTCTTTTCTTGTAAATTTTTAGGATTAAATAAACTTTGATTTAAAAATTTAGGATTTAGTGAATTTTCTAAATCAAAGATTAAATCTAAAGTGCTTTTATATCTTTTTTCAGGGTCTTTTTGGAGAGCTTTATAAATTATATTAACAACAGAATTTGGAATTTCTTCTACTTCTGATTGAGGATTTGGAATTTCGCTTGAAAGATGTTTTTTAATAGTTTCACTAGCGGTTTTTCCTTTGAAAGGAACCTTGCCAGTTATCATTTCGTAAAATAAAATTCCAATAGCGTAAATATCTACTGATTTATTAATTGGCTTATTTCTATTTACAATTTCTGGTGCCATAAAAAATGGAGAACAAGCAACTGAGCTTTCTCTTGTAAATCTTTGTTGATCGACATCATCTTCAATTGAAATACCAAAATCTATTATTTTGATTTTTCCATCAATTGTAATGTAGATATTATCGCTTTTAATGTCTCTATGAATTATTTTATGGCTATGAATTTCTTGCACAGCATATGCAATTGATTTAATGATTTGAACCGCATCTTTAACATTTATTCTACCGTGAGCTTTTAGCTTTTCTGAAACTAAGCTGCCATTAATTAATTCAAGAACCATATAAGCTTCTTTGGTGTCTTTATAAAATTCAAAAATTTTTGGAACGTATTCGGTATTTAAATTTTTAATTAAATGCGCTTCGTTTGTAAAGCGCTCGAATTCACTATTTTTATTTTGAATATTTAAATATTTTAAAGCGTAGTATTTGTTGTTAAATTTGCTTTTTATTTTAAAAACATTGGCGTATCCGCCTTCTCCAAGAGGAGAGATAATTTCATATTTTTTATAAACGTTGGAATCATTGATAATATTGCTATTATTCATTTTACTCTCCAAGGTTTATAACAATACAGCTAATGTTATCTGTTGAGTCATTTTTTTGTGCAATTTCAACAAGAGAATTAGCAATTTTTTCACTTGATGAAGATTTAAGCTCAGCTTTGAATTCTTCGCTAGAGATAAATTCATGAGCACCATCACTTGTTAAAATGATTTTATCTACTTTAGCATAATCGATTTGATCTAGATCGTAAATGTTAAAAGTGATTTTATTTTTTAAAGATAAAACGCTAGTTAAAAGTCTTCCTTTAGGATTGCTTTTAGCTTCTTCTAAAGAAATTCCAGTGCTTAAAAGTTTATTTTCATAAGAGTGATCTTGAGTTATTTGAACTAGTTTTTTTTCTTTAGTGTAAAAATAACATCTACTATCACCGATGTGAAAAACTATTATTTTTTGAATTTTTTTAAGAATTAAAACTCCAGTTAAAGTAGTTCCCATTCTTTCTTTTGAAAAGTCAGATTTAATTAAATCTTTAAATCTTTTTTTAACTAAATTAACTACGTTTTTAAGTCACAGCGAAGTTTCTTGAAAGGAAATATAGCTAAAATTTTTGCTAAATTGATTAGTAAAAATTTTTGCAGTTTCTTCGGCAGCGATATCACCATGTAAATGTCCACCCATTCCATCACAGACAAGAGCGACTAAAAAATCGTCATTTTCAAAGTGACTTACTCTATCATCATTTTTTTTACGGTATGCACCTGTAATTGAAATGCTTTTAAGACTAATCAATGTCTAACTCCTTGTGAAGAATTTCTCTTATTTCTTGCGCTGCTCTTTCAGGTCTGTCATTATAAACTACGTATTTAAAATTACCATCCTCAAGCAGCTCTTCTTTAGCTTTATTTACTCTATTTTTAATAGTTTGAGCGTTTTCGGTTCCTCTGTTTTTAATTCTTTTATAAATATCAGTAATACTTGGAGGAGATAAAAATATTGTAATTAAATTATAAGGAGGATTTTTAAGTTTTTGCATTTTTTGGGCAATTATTTTTGCGCCATTGGTTTCAATTTCTAAAAATGGAACTTTATTACGAGCAATTATATTATCAAGCTCGCTGTATAAAGTTCCATAATAATTGTCAAAATGAAAAGAGTATTCTAAAAACTTTTTATTTTTAATCCTGTCTTTGAATTCTTCTTTAGAAATAAAATAGTAGTGAATACCATTAGTTTCACCACCTCTTGGACTTCTAGTAGTCGCTGAACAAGATAAAGATAAGTTAAGTTCATCATAGTTAAAAACAAGTTGTTCAACTGTTCCTTTTCCAACACCTGATGGACCTGTAAAAATTACTATGCTTTTCTTTTTCTTATTCATAAAACTTTGCTAAAAATAAATTTAAAATATTTTAGCATAAAAGATGGCAAAATTAAAAATAAAAAAGCCACTTTGGCTTTTGAATTATTTTCTTTCTTTGTGAACAGAATGTTTTGAGCATTTTGAACAATACTTAGAAAGTTCAACTTTTTCAGGATGTAATTTTTTATTTTTCTTAGAAATGTAATTTTGCATTTTGCAACTTGTACATTCTAACGTAAAACCTTCACGTGCCATAATGTCTCCTTGTTTTATTTATTATATATTTTTTATGGTTTTTTATTTAATAACATTTGAATTTCCACATCGTAGATAGGTTTATTATCAACGTAGGGAGTTTCTAAAATTATAGGAATATTATCAAAATCTTTATCATGAACAAATTTTGCCAAGGTTTCAAGTCCAATGTGGCCTTGATCGATATTTGCATGACGATCTTTATGCGATGATAATTCATTTTTAGAATCATTTAAATGAATTACTTTTACATGTTTTAAAAGATTTCATTTCTTTAGCTCATCTTTAAAGCTTTGATAATCTTTTAAATTATAACCTGCATCTCATAAATGACAAGTATCTAAGCATATCGCAATTCTATCTGAGTTAAGCTTGTTTATTAAATAAGAAATTTGTTCGAAATTAATTCCTATTTCAGTACCTTTACCGGCCATGGTTTCAATGCAAATAACCACGTCTTTAGTTTTAGAAAGTATATGAGTTAAGCTTTTAACAAGCTGATCCAAAGCTTCCTGAGGAGCAAATTCTGTATAAGCTCCAGGGTGAAGAACTAAATACTTAGCATTTATATAATTCATTCTATTTATTTCTTGGATTAAAAAATCACAAGAAAATTTAGCCTTAGTAGGATTGGCAGGATTAATTATATAAGGCGCATGAACTATTATATCTTCAGCAGGAATATCTTTAGCATAAAAATCAAGATATTCTTGTTTTTTATATAGCTCAAATTCAACTCTTTTAGTAGTTTGCGGAGCGCCTAGATATATCATCATGGTGTTGGCTTTATTGTTAATGCTTTCACCGGCTGCGCCTGCTAAATAATTTGGTTTTTTAAATGAAACGTGACTTCCTAGCTTAATCATAAATTATTTTCATCAAGATGTGTTTTCTCAGTATTTTTTTCTGCTTTAGTAGCTTTAGCCTCTAAAGCTTCTTTATCTTTAAGAGCTTGTTTTTTGGCTTCTTGTTTTTCTTTCTTTTTGTCTTTAAAATGACTTTGAAGTAAGTTTAAAAATGAACCTGCAATAACCCCGGAAGGAATTGCTATAATTGCCACTCCTAAAATAGCTGCTAGCATTACCACAAATTTACTTACTGGTGAATGCGGAGTTAAATCTCCATAACCTATAGTAGTTAAAGTAATGGTCATGAAATATATAGTGTCAAAGAAGTTTGTAATATAACCATTTGAAAGCGCTTTGTAACTTGGATCATTTAGATACTTAGCAGTATCGCTAGGATCAATATTATTTTCTTTTAATCAATTCATTTGAACAAGATTAAGCTCTTGAACTTCATTGTTTAATATCACAAGACCAAATAAAAGAATAAATATTATTGAAAGTCAAAATAAATATAGCAGCACTTTCTTTTGTTCTTTGAATGCGTCAAAGATATAAGCTATTCCAGCTATTAATTTAAGGCAAAATAAAATTCTAAAAATTTTGGCAAAGTTTAGTGATTTAAAAAAATTTAAATAAGGGGGAATTTCAATTGAATTATTTAAAATCTGTAAAACGTTTAGCGAAGATAAAAGGCAAATTAAAATAACTATTCCAGGAAATGAAATTGGATATCTAAGCAACGTTTTTAGCCTTGATCAATTTTGCGTATTTTTACGAGTATAAAATGTAACTCAGTGACTTGCATAATCAAATAAAAATACGAAAAACGAAACAACTTGTGTAATTGCAATTACTGCATTAAAGGCTGTTCTAAAATTATCATTAGGATTGATAAAAGTTAAAAATGATGATAATGAAATGAAGACAATAACAAAAGCGTATAGTTTTCTTAAGAAACGAATTCTCTGATCAGTAACTCTTTTTTCAAGACCGTTAACTATTGAATCTGATCAAACAATTATTGACAGATTTTTAAAAATTAAAGCTTTGTTATTTTTAATATATTTAAGTAAAAACATTTATTTTATAATCTCTACTTCCATGTTTTTATTTATTGTACCAGATTCACTTTCCAGAAGATAGCTACTAATCATACGGTGAAATTCAATTCCAATATTAGGATAGTCGATGTGAATTTTTAATAAATAATTTCGAATCTGATCATAAATTGAAATATAACCAATATCGGTTATATATAAGTTATCAGAATTGCCCGCCATTAAGCTCGCAAAAATTTCTCTAGTAGAAGATACGATGTATTTATAACTTCCTTTTTTGCAAAATTCAAAAAAGGAAGCAACGTCTTTTTTAGAATATAAATTTAAATTATAAAAAGCAGTTTCAATATTATTTTTTTTAGCGTAGTTTTCAATTCCTGCGATCTTTTCATTTTGAATTGCTTTTTCGGTTTTATTATTAAATACGTAGACTAATTTTTTGGCAATATTTTTTTTAGATAAAAAATATAAATCCATGAAATAAGCTAGTTTATAAAAGGCTTTGGTAAAATCGATTTTAATGCTATTTAAACCATCGTAGGTGTATCCGTAGATAAAGATGTTGCATTGGTCTGATAGTTTTTTTAAAAACTCAAGTTGCTCTTCGTTTTTTTTATTGAAAAATACCACGATACCAATTGGATTGTGTTTTAGCGCTAGATAAATATTTTCAATAAAATCGTTTTTATCGGTGTTATAGTATAAATTAAAGACTTTTTGCTTTACTTTATTAGCTTCGTTAACTAGCCCGCTTATAATTGGACTAAATTTATGATTTTGTCACTGCGGAATTAGCGCAAAGATTAAATTATAGTTAACGGTTTTAGTTAGCTTGAAATGATCTTTGGTTTCTAGTCCATAGTCACTTATTATTTTTTCTAGAATTAGTTTTTTTTCTTTTGAAAGATAACCATCGCGATAATATCTAGAAATAGATGCAATTGAAATTCCGCTAATTTGTGAAATTTCACTATATGTTAGTTTTTTGTTTTTCAAATTATTTTCTTTCATGAAACACCTTAAAAAGCAAAAAAGAGCAAATGCTCTTTTTAATTATTGCCTGAAAGGTCCATATTACTTAGAGGGACAACAAGCAAAGCTTATAGCTTTCCACTCCCACGGCAAAGGCCGATAGGCATTAATTAAATTATAGCATTTTTAATCTTAATTATTTTAATTTTTCTAAATTAAATTTTAATCCAAAAATTTATTATTTTTTATATAAAAATTATTATTTATTAACTTTTATATATAAAGCAAAATTTAATAAAATAATAGTTACTATATGGCTACGAGGTAAAATGGCTTTCTTTTCTAAATTTTTAAATATAAAATCAACTGAAATGCGTATTGCAGAAAAATCATTAAAGAGAATTAATGATTTAGAAAAATACGTAATTAACAATACCGACGAAGAATTAAGATCTAAAACTCAGTTCTTTAAAGACCTTTTAAAAGAAGGTTATAAGCTTGAAGATATTCGTGATGAAGTTTTTGCGGTAGCCCGTGAGGCTACTAAAAGAGTTTTAGGAAAGCGTCCTTATGACGTGCAAATTCTGGGCGGTATTCTTTTAGATTTAGGAAGCGTAGCTGAAATGAAAACCGGAGAAGGAAAAACAATAACTTCTATAGCTCCAGTTTATTTAAATGCTCTTTCAGGAAAAGGAGCAATAGTTTCAACAGTTAATGAATATCTAACCGAAAGAGATGCCCAAGAAATGGGGCAAGTTTTTAATTATTTAGGTCTTTCGGTAGGAATAAACAAAGCGCAAATGGATCCAAATCTAAAGCGTTATGCTTATTCTTGTGACATTACTTACTCAGTTCACTCAGAGCTTGGTTTTGACTATTTAAGAGATAACATGGTTAGCGATATGAGTGAAAAAGTTCAACGTGAGCTAAACTTTTGTCTTATCGATGAGGTGGACTCTATATTAATCGATGAAGCTAAAACTCCGCTTATCATCTCTGGAGGCGAGGCCAACGATTCAAGTAGTTATTATTCAGCTGATCAATTTGTAAGAACGCTAAATAACGATGATTTTTTAGTTGATGAAGAATCAAAGGCGGTAACTTTAACAGCTTCGGGAATTGAAAAGGCTAATTCATTTTTTAGAATTGATGATTTATATAACATAGAACATTCTGAAAAAGTGCATTTAATTCAAAATGCACTTAGAGCTCATAAAGTTTTTAAAATCGATGTTGAATATATTGTTAAAAATAACAAAATCGAACTAGTTGATGCCTTTACTGGAAGAATTATGGAAGGTCGTAGTTATTCTGAAGGTCTTCAACAAGCAATTCAAGCCAAAGAAATGGTAGAAATCGAGCCTGAAACTCAAACGCTGGCTACTATTACCTACCAAAACTTTTTCAGAATGTTTAACAAGCTTTGTGGAATGACAGGAACTGGTAAAACCGAGGAGCAAGAATTTATCGACATTTACAACATGCGTGTAAATGTAGTTCCTACCAATAAACCAATCGCTAGAGAAGATGCACCTGATTTAATTTTTGCAAACGCCAAAGATAAATGAGAAGCAGTAGGTAAAGAAGTTGAAAGGCTATATCAAAAAGGTCAGCCCGTTTTAGTAGGAACCGCGCAAATTGAAGACTCTGAAATAATTCATAGAATTTTAATTGAAAAAAATGTGCCTCATACCGTTTTAAATGCAAAACAAGACAAAGCGCTAGAAGCTGAAATCATAGCACAAGCTGGAGTTAAAGGAGCTGTAACTATTGCAACCAATATGGCCGGTAGAGGAACCGATATTAAGCCATCAAAAGAAGCGCTAGAGCTCGGCGGATTATATGTTTTAGGAACTGATAAAGCTGAATCGAGAAGAATTGATAATCAATTAAGAGGTCGTTCAGGACGTCAAGGTGACGTTGGAATTTCTAGGTTTTATATTTCGCTAGAAGATCAATTAATTATGCGGTTTGCAAACTTTGAAGCTTTCCAAGAAGCTTACGCAAAAGATGCTGGAAAAGAAATAACCAACAAACAACTTAGATTTGCCTTTAATAATGCGCAGAAGAAAATCGAAGGATTTAACTACGATTCTAGAAAAAGCGTTTTAAATTATGATGACGTTATCCGTCAACAAAGAGATTTAATTTACTCTCAAAGAGATCTTTTATTAATATCAAATGAATTTGAAGAAATCATTCGTAGAATGATTAAAGTTTTTGTTAAAAATTTAGTTGCAATTGAAGACCATAAGCTTAAAAGCGGAGCTTATGATTATCAAAAGCTAGTAGATTTTTTAAATAAAAATATTGCCGTTTATATAAAACATGATTTTAATGTTGATGAATTTAAACGTATTCATGATAATGAATTAGTCGATAAAGTAAATCAAATGGTTAATGATATCTACAATCAATGACTTGCAAATGCAATTAAAAAAACCGATCAAGCTTATATAGATAATTTCAAAAAACAAGTTTTATTAAAAACACTAGATGATAATTGAAAAAAACATATTAACAAAATGGACAAACTTCGTTCTAATGTTAATTTAGTTCAATATTCACAAAAAAATCCTTATCAAATTTATACTGATGAAGGAACAAAAATGTTTGAAGATTTAATTCAAACAATTGCCTTTGAATCTGTTTTAAAAGTCTTTTCATCACCACTTGGTGAAAAAAGCTTGATCACTGCAGAAATCAAAAATGATCCTTTATATCAACAAGTTGCATCTACTTTTGAATATAATCCTTATTTAAGTATTTCAGAACAAGAAAAACAGCTTCTAGAAAGATATAACAACGTAAAA encodes:
- a CDS encoding deoxyribonuclease IV codes for the protein MIKLGSHVSFKKPNYLAGAAGESINNKANTMMIYLGAPQTTKRVEFELYKKQEYLDFYAKDIPAEDIIVHAPYIINPANPTKAKFSCDFLIQEINRMNYINAKYLVLHPGAYTEFAPQEALDQLVKSLTHILSKTKDVVICIETMAGKGTEIGINFEQISYLINKLNSDRIAICLDTCHLWDAGYNLKDYQSFKDELKKWNLLKHVKVIHLNDSKNELSSHKDRHANIDQGHIGLETLAKFVHDKDFDNIPIILETPYVDNKPIYDVEIQMLLNKKP
- a CDS encoding potassium channel family protein, with the translated sequence MFLLKYIKNNKALIFKNLSIIVWSDSIVNGLEKRVTDQRIRFLRKLYAFVIVFISLSSFLTFINPNDNFRTAFNAVIAITQVVSFFVFLFDYASHWVTFYTRKNTQNWSRLKTLLRYPISFPGIVILICLLSSLNVLQILNNSIEIPPYLNFFKSLNFAKIFRILFCLKLIAGIAYIFDAFKEQKKVLLYLFWLSIIFILLFGLVILNNEVQELNLVQMNWLKENNIDPSDTAKYLNDPSYKALSNGYITNFFDTIYFMTITLTTIGYGDLTPHSPVSKFVVMLAAILGVAIIAIPSGVIAGSFLNLLQSHFKDKKKEKQEAKKQALKDKEALEAKATKAEKNTEKTHLDENNLWLS
- the secA gene encoding preprotein translocase subunit SecA, with product MAFFSKFLNIKSTEMRIAEKSLKRINDLEKYVINNTDEELRSKTQFFKDLLKEGYKLEDIRDEVFAVAREATKRVLGKRPYDVQILGGILLDLGSVAEMKTGEGKTITSIAPVYLNALSGKGAIVSTVNEYLTERDAQEMGQVFNYLGLSVGINKAQMDPNLKRYAYSCDITYSVHSELGFDYLRDNMVSDMSEKVQRELNFCLIDEVDSILIDEAKTPLIISGGEANDSSSYYSADQFVRTLNNDDFLVDEESKAVTLTASGIEKANSFFRIDDLYNIEHSEKVHLIQNALRAHKVFKIDVEYIVKNNKIELVDAFTGRIMEGRSYSEGLQQAIQAKEMVEIEPETQTLATITYQNFFRMFNKLCGMTGTGKTEEQEFIDIYNMRVNVVPTNKPIAREDAPDLIFANAKDKWEAVGKEVERLYQKGQPVLVGTAQIEDSEIIHRILIEKNVPHTVLNAKQDKALEAEIIAQAGVKGAVTIATNMAGRGTDIKPSKEALELGGLYVLGTDKAESRRIDNQLRGRSGRQGDVGISRFYISLEDQLIMRFANFEAFQEAYAKDAGKEITNKQLRFAFNNAQKKIEGFNYDSRKSVLNYDDVIRQQRDLIYSQRDLLLISNEFEEIIRRMIKVFVKNLVAIEDHKLKSGAYDYQKLVDFLNKNIAVYIKHDFNVDEFKRIHDNELVDKVNQMVNDIYNQWLANAIKKTDQAYIDNFKKQVLLKTLDDNWKKHINKMDKLRSNVNLVQYSQKNPYQIYTDEGTKMFEDLIQTIAFESVLKVFSSPLGEKSLITAEIKNDPLYQQVASTFEYNPYLSISEQEKQLLERYNNVKQRLNEVEQQNLQEQSYKDPSSDNLGNNPEPKTGSQSQSEHEMVLTPDTVIDPSIDTNQWFEEINIDDFINVTKKDSELESKEKEQEEVKNQENQPKENKPAETKVDATKNQENVSEELKAKEVATVVEEKPKKVSKAKSEKLKVAKKVKPKDLESKEKPKSDKAKKSLAKKETQKPKKPKITSEVKIAKVEKTDKKAKAQDKPKAKVTKAKETKPKTEVKADKVKTKTAKTSKAKAQKVEAENFVNKIVFPKNKIDLKLEKIKLK
- the gmk gene encoding guanylate kinase gives rise to the protein MNKKKKSIVIFTGPSGVGKGTVEQLVFNYDELNLSLSCSATTRSPRGGETNGIHYYFISKEEFKDRIKNKKFLEYSFHFDNYYGTLYSELDNIIARNKVPFLEIETNGAKIIAQKMQKLKNPPYNLITIFLSPPSITDIYKRIKNRGTENAQTIKNRVNKAKEELLEDGNFKYVVYNDRPERAAQEIREILHKELDID
- the rpmG gene encoding 50S ribosomal protein L33 yields the protein MAREGFTLECTSCKMQNYISKKNKKLHPEKVELSKYCSKCSKHSVHKERK